Proteins encoded by one window of Conger conger chromosome 1, fConCon1.1, whole genome shotgun sequence:
- the LOC133134588 gene encoding zinc finger protein 182-like, producing MAYYCIDVQKQLQSILDTLTKGAVAEIGKFIEDGSAVLRLEIIHRQKENETLKMKLQDTERELETAREHRRKAEEFNDVFRMRYCLPTEEEDRRCILVEQSSELLSESVIKKERVEDQENSLGSDWREDILGNLETLPRNQPSLLATPGGMVLDVEPFKQEVGMRPVWPEETGSGIGPSHQGGPLRPCPGRVGPLTLQNSARKRQNSLASETLAGHSHATERPFLCSYCGKSFSWKTSLTRHLHNHVQGRPFSCATCGKGFSRKCHLQIHQRTHTGERPYRCKYCGKDYKQDSNLIIHLRSHTGERPYSCTECGKCFHRLDILKTHQRIHTRVQKCV from the exons ATGGCTTATTACTGTATTGATGTTCAGAAGCAGTTGCAGTCTATTTTGGATACGTTGACAAAAGGTGCTGTGGCTGAGATAGGTAAATTTATTGAAGATGGTTCCGCTGTTCTGCGTTTGGAAATTATTCATCGTCAGAAGGAGAACGAAACGCTGAAGATGAAATTGCAGGACacggagagagagctggagactGCCCGTGAGCACAGAAGGAAAGCAGAAGAGTTTAATGATGTATTTAGAATGAGGTACTGTTTACCGACGGAGGAGGAAGACCGACGGTGTATCCTGGTAGAACAA agcagtGAACTCCTCTCTGAATCAGTCATTAAGAAGGAAAGAGTGGAGGATCAGGAGAACAGCCTTGGCAGTGATTGGAGGGAGGACATTTTAGGTAATTTGGAAACTCTACCTAGAAATCAGCCCAGCCTGCTCGCAACCCCAGGGGGGATGGTGTTGGACGTGGAGCCctttaaacaggaagtgggcatgCGGCCTGTGTGGCCTGAGGAGACAGGGTCAGGAATAGGCCCCTCCCACCAGGGGGGCCCCCTGAGGCCGTGCCCGGGGAGGGTGGGGCCCCTGACTCTGCAGAACTCCGCCAGAAAGCGCCAGAACTCCTTAGCAAGCGAGACTCTGGCAGGCCACTCACACGCCACAGAGAGACCGTTCCTCTGCTCCTACTGCGGGAAGAGCTTCTCCTGGAAAACATCGCTGACGAGACACCTGCACAACCACGTGCAGGGGAGACCATTCAGCTGCGCCACCTGTGGGAAGGGTTTCTCCAGAAAGTGCCATCTGCAGATTCACCAGAGGACTCACACTGGAGAGAGACCATACCGCTGCAAATACTGTGGGAAGGACTACAAGCAGGACAGTAATCTTATCATTCACCTGAGGAGCCACACCGGAGAGAGACCGTACAGTTGTACTGAATGTGGGAAGTGTTTCCATCGTCTCGATATTCTTAAAACTCATCAGAGGATTCACACGCGGGTTCAAAAGTGTGTTTGA